In the Setaria italica strain Yugu1 chromosome VI, Setaria_italica_v2.0, whole genome shotgun sequence genome, one interval contains:
- the LOC101767768 gene encoding late embryogenesis abundant protein D-34: MAQPQPRRGEDEGLQQQGQGKAPAVAQQEPIKYGDAFAVKGELAAQPIAPRDAAAMRSAEDSVPGVQVPQESGGGFSAGAFMESAAQYNEAVGAVRPGQASDAAAKHGINVTQDAVPGGRIVTEFVAGQVVGQYAVAEVAPAQQDSAGAKAAGTGGGAGQGDAGATGAPGAPAGAAAARRG, from the exons AtggcgcagccgcagccgagAAGAGGCGAAGATGAGGGGCTGCAGCAGCAGGGGCAGGGCAAGGCCCCGGCGGTGGCGCAGCAGGAGCCCATCAAGTACGGCGACGCGTTCGCCGTGAAGGGCGAGCTGGCGGCGCAGCCCATAGCgccgcgcgacgccgccgccatgcgcTCCGCCGAGGACAGCGTGCCGGGCGTCCAGGTCCCgcaggagagcggcggcgggttcaGCGCCGGGGCCTTCATGGAGTCCGCGGCCCAGTACAACGAGGCCGTCGGCGCCGTGCGCCCCGGCCAGgccagcgacgccgccgccaagcaCGGCATCAACGTCACCCAGGacgccgtgcccggcggccGCATCGTCACCGAGTTCGTCGCGGGCCAG GTGGTAGGGCAGTATGCCGTCGCCGAAGTGGCGCCGGCGCAGCAGGACTCGGCGGGTGCCAAGGCCGCCGGGACCGGGGGTGGTGCAGGCCAGGGCGACGCGGGCGCAACAGGAGCGCCCGGCGCGCCGGCTGGTGCCGCGGCAGCGAGGCGCGGCTGA